Proteins from one Telopea speciosissima isolate NSW1024214 ecotype Mountain lineage chromosome 1, Tspe_v1, whole genome shotgun sequence genomic window:
- the LOC122645864 gene encoding diaminopimelate epimerase, chloroplastic-like isoform X1 produces the protein MAMSASISLTPRTSSVCRSFLSAKAFQYSLRLNPFNSPSIPGNPVVRISASSMNIEAAPEKFSKQSFLDRRESGFLYFVKYHGLGNDFILVDNRDSMEPKVTPEQAVKLCDRNFGIGADGVIFAMPGINGTDYSMRIFNSDGSEPEMCGNGVRCFARFIAELDNIKGKHSFSVHTGAGLIVPEIQDGGKVRVDMGQPILNPSDVPTKLLANKDQAVIKSELKVDGLTWNVTCVSMGNPHCVTFGTKENQNLQIDELNLAEIGPKFEHHGMFPARTNTEFVQVFSRSHLKMRVWERGAGATLACGTGACAVVVAAVLEGRSERSCTVDLPGGPLEIQWSKEDNHVYMTGPAEVVFYGSVPL, from the exons ATGGCTATGTCGGCTTCCATTTCCCTCACTCCTCGTACCTCGTCTGTTTGCCGTTCGTTCTTATCTGCTAAAGCTTTTCAATATTCGCTTCGACTGAACCCTTTCAATTCACCATCTATCCCTGGAAACCCCGTTGTTCGTATTTCTGCCTCTTCCATGAACATCGAAGCTGCTCCCGAAAAGTTCTCTAAACAGTCTTTCTTGGATCGCAGGGAAAGTGGGTTTCTCTATTTTGTCAAATACCATGGCCTTGGGAACGATTTCATCTTG GTTGATAATCGAGATTCTATGGAGCCTAAGGTTACTCCTGAGCAAGCTGTGAAGCTCTGTGATCGTAACTTTGGTATTGGTGCGGACGGAGTCATATTCGCAATGCCTGGAATTAACGGTACTGATTACTCCATGAGGATTTTCAATTCCGATGGTAGCGAGCCTGAG ATGTGTGGTAATGGAGTGCGATGCTTTGCTCGATTCATTGCTGAACTTGATAATATAAAAGGAAAACACAG TTTTTCTGTACACACCGGTGCTGGTCTAATTGTTCCTGAAATTCAAGATGGTGGTAAG GTTAGAGTTGACATGGGTCAACCAATACTTAATCCATCTGATGTGCCTACTAAATTACTAGCAAACAAGGATCAAGCCGTTATCAAATCAGAACTAAAAGTTGATGGATTAACCTGGAATGTGACTTGTGTTAGCATGGGGAATCCGCATTGCGTAacttttggaacaaaagaaAACCAG AACTTGCAGATTGATGAATTAAATTTGGCAGAAATTGGTCCAAAATTTGAGCATCATGGAATGTTTCCTGCTCGAACTAACACAG aatttgTGCAAGTCTTTTCTCGTTCGCACCTAAAAATGCGTGTTTGGGAGCGTGGTGCCG GAGCAACACTAGCTTGTGGAACTGGAGCTTGCGCAGTTGTGGTTGCAGCAGTTCTTGAGGGCCGTTCTGAGAGG AGCTGCACGGTTGATCTGCCCGGGGGTCCTTTGGAAATCCAATGGAGTAAGGAAGACAATCATGTTTACATGACTGGGCCTGCCGAGGTAGTGTTTTATGGATCTGTACCTCTTTAA
- the LOC122645864 gene encoding diaminopimelate epimerase, chloroplastic-like isoform X2 produces the protein MAMSASISLTPRTSSVCRSFLSAKAFQYSLRLNPFNSPSIPGNPVVRISASSMNIEAAPEKFSKQSFLDRRESGFLYFVKYHGLGNDFILVDNRDSMEPKVTPEQAVKLCDRNFGIGADGVIFAMPGINGTDYSMRIFNSDGSEPEMCGNGVRCFARFIAELDNIKGKHSFSVHTGAGLIVPEIQDGGKVRVDMGQPILNPSDVPTKLLANKDQAVIKSELKVDGLTWNVTCVSMGNPHCVTFGTKENQNLQIDELNLAEIGPKFEHHGMFPARTNTGATLACGTGACAVVVAAVLEGRSERSCTVDLPGGPLEIQWSKEDNHVYMTGPAEVVFYGSVPL, from the exons ATGGCTATGTCGGCTTCCATTTCCCTCACTCCTCGTACCTCGTCTGTTTGCCGTTCGTTCTTATCTGCTAAAGCTTTTCAATATTCGCTTCGACTGAACCCTTTCAATTCACCATCTATCCCTGGAAACCCCGTTGTTCGTATTTCTGCCTCTTCCATGAACATCGAAGCTGCTCCCGAAAAGTTCTCTAAACAGTCTTTCTTGGATCGCAGGGAAAGTGGGTTTCTCTATTTTGTCAAATACCATGGCCTTGGGAACGATTTCATCTTG GTTGATAATCGAGATTCTATGGAGCCTAAGGTTACTCCTGAGCAAGCTGTGAAGCTCTGTGATCGTAACTTTGGTATTGGTGCGGACGGAGTCATATTCGCAATGCCTGGAATTAACGGTACTGATTACTCCATGAGGATTTTCAATTCCGATGGTAGCGAGCCTGAG ATGTGTGGTAATGGAGTGCGATGCTTTGCTCGATTCATTGCTGAACTTGATAATATAAAAGGAAAACACAG TTTTTCTGTACACACCGGTGCTGGTCTAATTGTTCCTGAAATTCAAGATGGTGGTAAG GTTAGAGTTGACATGGGTCAACCAATACTTAATCCATCTGATGTGCCTACTAAATTACTAGCAAACAAGGATCAAGCCGTTATCAAATCAGAACTAAAAGTTGATGGATTAACCTGGAATGTGACTTGTGTTAGCATGGGGAATCCGCATTGCGTAacttttggaacaaaagaaAACCAG AACTTGCAGATTGATGAATTAAATTTGGCAGAAATTGGTCCAAAATTTGAGCATCATGGAATGTTTCCTGCTCGAACTAACACAG GAGCAACACTAGCTTGTGGAACTGGAGCTTGCGCAGTTGTGGTTGCAGCAGTTCTTGAGGGCCGTTCTGAGAGG AGCTGCACGGTTGATCTGCCCGGGGGTCCTTTGGAAATCCAATGGAGTAAGGAAGACAATCATGTTTACATGACTGGGCCTGCCGAGGTAGTGTTTTATGGATCTGTACCTCTTTAA